A window of Neisseria canis contains these coding sequences:
- a CDS encoding YceD family protein: MLDLNLIDPEVFATEKQVLEGTVKLGELDERVWSHEYLADKDADVSFVLKGGSDKWQRLFLDLSLKAEIPLICQRCVKPLSVELDETSRIVLFADEQSLDEAMLSDDELEGMLLEKELDILALIEDQILMAMPYSPRHENCHNIELETVNHDKPNPFAALAGLKSSR; the protein is encoded by the coding sequence ATGTTAGACCTTAATTTGATTGACCCTGAAGTTTTCGCCACCGAGAAGCAGGTACTGGAAGGTACTGTTAAGCTGGGTGAGTTGGATGAGCGTGTTTGGTCGCACGAATATTTGGCAGACAAAGATGCCGATGTGTCTTTTGTATTGAAAGGCGGGTCGGATAAATGGCAGCGTTTGTTTTTGGATCTCAGCCTGAAAGCGGAAATACCGCTGATTTGTCAGAGGTGTGTAAAACCGTTGTCGGTTGAGCTGGATGAAACAAGCCGGATTGTGTTGTTTGCCGATGAACAGAGCTTGGATGAAGCCATGCTTTCCGATGATGAATTGGAAGGAATGCTTTTGGAAAAAGAGCTGGATATTCTGGCTTTGATCGAAGACCAAATTTTAATGGCTATGCCTTATTCGCCCCGCCATGAAAACTGCCATAACATTGAGTTGGAAACAGTCAATCACGACAAACCGAATCCTTTTGCCGCTTTGGCAGGGCTGAAAAGCAGCCGCTAA
- the rpmF gene encoding 50S ribosomal protein L32, which yields MAVQQNKKSPSKRGMHRSHDALTAPALSVDSTTGEVHRPHHISPNGMYRGRKVVKAKGE from the coding sequence ATGGCCGTTCAACAAAATAAAAAATCTCCCTCTAAACGCGGTATGCACCGTTCGCACGATGCTTTGACTGCGCCTGCTCTGTCTGTTGACAGCACTACCGGCGAAGTGCACCGCCCGCACCATATTTCTCCCAACGGTATGTACCGTGGCCGTAAAGTGGTAAAAGCCAAAGGCGAATAA
- a CDS encoding phosphoribosyltransferase: protein MAKKVWYTYDDIHRVLKSLAEKVQAGGIKYDAMIAIGGGGFIPARILRCFLNIPIYAVTTAYYDSEYQGKHAESVKKIQWLDPLPESLVGKNVLVVDEVDDSRVTMEFVLNDLSKLDLGTIGIAVLHEKRKEKKGKLPEGIPYYSGIVVEDWWINYPWDAEDIEVHNKLAEQSI, encoded by the coding sequence ATGGCAAAAAAAGTTTGGTACACCTATGATGATATTCACCGCGTTTTAAAAAGTTTGGCAGAGAAAGTGCAGGCCGGCGGTATAAAATATGACGCAATGATTGCAATTGGCGGAGGTGGGTTTATTCCCGCCCGTATTTTGCGCTGTTTCCTGAATATTCCCATCTATGCTGTAACCACCGCTTATTACGATAGTGAGTATCAGGGAAAACATGCCGAGAGCGTGAAAAAAATCCAATGGCTGGATCCGCTGCCGGAGAGCTTGGTCGGCAAGAACGTGTTGGTGGTGGACGAAGTGGATGACAGCCGCGTTACCATGGAGTTTGTATTAAACGATTTATCCAAGCTTGATTTGGGCACCATCGGCATCGCCGTTTTACATGAAAAGCGGAAAGAGAAAAAAGGCAAGCTGCCGGAAGGCATTCCCTATTACAGCGGCATTGTTGTGGAAGATTGGTGGATCAATTATCCATGGGATGCCGAAGATATTGAAGTGCACAACAAGCTGGCCGAGCAATCAATCTGA
- the plsX gene encoding phosphate acyltransferase PlsX, with protein MITLAVDAMGGDAGLDVTVPGAVAFLKQRADVRLIMVGDGERLSALLKAAGAPMDKVEIKHASQIVGMDEQPQLALKNKKDSSMRVAINQVKEGAAQAAVSAGNTGALMATARFVLKTIPGIERPAIAKFLPSKGTHTTLMLDLGANVDCTAENLVQFAVVGSELVQALYPENGRPRVGLLNVGSEEIKGTATVKQAFKLLKSADLNFIGNIEGNEIFSEEVDVVVADGFVGNIMLKTIEGMVKFMGGAIKQEFQANIFTKMGALAALPALKGFKSKFDPRKFNGAIFLGLRGVVVKSHGGTDAEGFRYALEEAYHEAKADSLLRIEQGVAAQLAVLAEKKQEAESAAMANNIE; from the coding sequence ATGATTACCTTGGCCGTAGATGCTATGGGAGGAGATGCGGGGCTGGACGTAACCGTTCCCGGTGCAGTAGCCTTTTTGAAGCAGCGAGCGGATGTACGCCTGATTATGGTGGGAGACGGAGAACGCTTGTCTGCATTGCTTAAAGCTGCCGGCGCGCCAATGGATAAAGTGGAAATCAAGCATGCTTCGCAAATCGTAGGGATGGACGAGCAGCCGCAGCTGGCTTTAAAAAACAAAAAAGATTCATCCATGCGCGTGGCGATTAACCAAGTTAAAGAAGGTGCGGCACAAGCAGCCGTTTCGGCCGGTAACACAGGCGCATTAATGGCTACCGCACGTTTCGTGTTGAAAACCATTCCGGGCATCGAGAGGCCTGCCATCGCCAAGTTTCTCCCCTCGAAAGGAACGCACACAACCTTGATGCTCGATTTGGGTGCCAATGTGGACTGTACCGCCGAAAATCTGGTTCAGTTTGCCGTGGTCGGCAGCGAGCTTGTACAGGCGCTTTATCCGGAAAACGGGCGCCCGCGGGTGGGCTTGTTGAACGTCGGTTCGGAAGAAATCAAAGGTACAGCCACAGTCAAACAGGCGTTTAAACTTCTGAAATCGGCGGATTTGAATTTTATCGGCAATATAGAAGGCAATGAAATTTTTAGCGAGGAAGTAGATGTGGTTGTGGCAGACGGATTTGTCGGCAACATTATGCTGAAAACCATTGAAGGTATGGTGAAATTTATGGGCGGCGCAATCAAGCAGGAGTTTCAAGCCAATATTTTCACCAAAATGGGCGCTTTGGCCGCATTGCCCGCGCTGAAAGGTTTTAAAAGCAAATTCGATCCCCGGAAATTCAACGGTGCCATATTTTTGGGGTTGCGCGGTGTGGTAGTTAAAAGTCACGGCGGTACCGATGCGGAAGGCTTCCGATATGCTTTGGAAGAAGCATATCATGAAGCGAAGGCCGACAGTTTGCTCAGAATAGAGCAGGGCGTGGCTGCGCAGCTGGCGGTATTGGCTGAGAAGAAACAGGAAGCCGAAAGTGCGGCGATGGCGAACAACATCGAATAA
- a CDS encoding DUF2062 domain-containing protein: protein MNQSGNKTWRQKLPKREEIFASRWTKPFAPMFDKPYFWTLNRRQAAVSVAVGMFCGLMPGPTQMVSALIVAYFLRTNLPVAMFSTLYTNPLTYMPLYYLAYRIGSFLMGIQPEAALNLPGFGEHFLSELGQWLLGAGKPLLLGVPVLGSVLAVIGYFAVLLFWRGRTAYQWKKRQETRK, encoded by the coding sequence ATGAACCAATCCGGCAACAAAACCTGGAGGCAGAAATTGCCCAAGCGGGAAGAAATATTTGCTTCCCGTTGGACAAAACCGTTTGCCCCCATGTTTGACAAACCCTATTTTTGGACCTTAAACCGCAGGCAGGCTGCCGTTTCCGTGGCCGTAGGCATGTTTTGCGGGTTGATGCCCGGCCCCACTCAAATGGTTAGCGCTTTGATAGTGGCTTACTTTTTACGCACCAATTTGCCTGTGGCCATGTTTTCGACGCTCTACACCAACCCGCTGACTTATATGCCGCTTTATTATCTGGCCTACCGCATCGGCAGCTTCCTGATGGGCATACAGCCTGAAGCGGCGTTAAACCTACCGGGTTTTGGCGAGCATTTTTTGAGTGAGCTGGGGCAGTGGCTTTTGGGGGCGGGCAAACCTTTATTACTTGGCGTTCCGGTTTTGGGTAGCGTTTTGGCGGTTATCGGATATTTTGCCGTATTGCTGTTTTGGCGCGGCCGAACGGCTTATCAATGGAAAAAACGTCAAGAAACAAGAAAATAA
- a CDS encoding NADPH-dependent FMN reductase: MTKIALVIGSLSQNSINRAVAEHIAAQAPAGVGTEEVHIGDLPLYTQDRDGQSIAEYERVRVQLREADAVLIVSPEHNRSMPAAVKNLIDIGSRPFGQNVWQGKKTAVATASPGSYGGINGGLHIRQSLQALGADVLIAPEVFLSRANAALENGKVTDERTAAFLNKFAAAFYAWAAE; the protein is encoded by the coding sequence ATGACCAAAATCGCCCTCGTTATCGGCAGTTTGAGCCAAAACTCCATCAACCGCGCCGTGGCTGAGCACATAGCCGCACAAGCCCCTGCCGGCGTCGGCACAGAAGAAGTGCACATTGGCGACCTGCCGCTCTACACCCAAGACCGCGACGGACAAAGCATTGCCGAATATGAGCGGGTGCGCGTCCAACTGCGCGAAGCCGATGCCGTGTTGATCGTCAGCCCCGAACACAACCGCAGTATGCCCGCCGCCGTGAAAAACCTGATCGATATCGGCTCGCGCCCCTTTGGGCAAAATGTTTGGCAGGGTAAAAAAACAGCCGTAGCCACCGCTTCCCCGGGCAGCTACGGCGGCATCAACGGCGGCCTGCACATCCGCCAAAGCCTGCAAGCTTTGGGCGCAGATGTGTTGATTGCGCCGGAAGTGTTTTTGAGCCGCGCCAACGCAGCTTTGGAAAACGGCAAAGTGACCGACGAACGCACTGCCGCGTTTTTAAACAAATTCGCCGCTGCGTTTTATGCTTGGGCTGCGGAGTAA
- a CDS encoding class I SAM-dependent methyltransferase yields MNHFKDHFSALAERYAAYRPVYPNELAATLAQASPQQHHAWDCACGTGQMSVLLAEHFSTVSATDASEAQIKQVRQRHNIRYSVAAAEQSGLPDNSADLITVAQAAHWFDLSAFYREATRVARPNALIALISYATLTLDNHPEADALVQRFYHQDLAAHWPPERRHVENAYGDLPFPFEPVMLSPPAMRADWRLPELLGYLSTWSAVRQTVRATGQNPLARLAGELTQICSPDTVLKVSWPLNIRAGKIQK; encoded by the coding sequence ATGAACCATTTTAAAGATCATTTTTCCGCGCTGGCCGAACGCTATGCTGCTTACCGCCCCGTTTATCCGAACGAGCTGGCCGCAACATTGGCGCAAGCCTCGCCGCAACAGCATCATGCATGGGATTGCGCCTGCGGCACCGGCCAGATGTCGGTTTTGTTGGCGGAGCATTTTTCCACCGTCAGCGCTACCGATGCCAGCGAAGCGCAAATCAAGCAGGTGCGGCAGCGGCACAATATCCGATACTCGGTTGCGGCCGCCGAACAATCCGGTCTGCCCGACAACAGCGCCGATCTGATTACCGTTGCCCAAGCCGCGCATTGGTTTGATTTGTCTGCGTTTTATCGTGAAGCAACCCGTGTTGCCCGTCCGAATGCGCTGATTGCGCTGATCAGCTATGCCACTTTAACACTGGATAACCACCCGGAAGCCGATGCGCTGGTGCAGCGTTTTTATCATCAAGACCTTGCCGCCCATTGGCCGCCCGAACGCCGCCATGTAGAAAACGCCTATGGCGATTTGCCGTTTCCATTCGAGCCTGTGATGCTGTCGCCGCCCGCCATGCGGGCGGATTGGCGGCTGCCTGAATTATTGGGCTATCTTTCCACTTGGTCGGCGGTGCGCCAAACCGTTCGGGCCACAGGGCAGAACCCGCTTGCCCGCCTTGCCGGAGAGCTGACGCAAATATGCAGCCCGGATACTGTGCTGAAAGTGTCGTGGCCGCTGAATATACGGGCGGGAAAGATTCAAAAATAA
- a CDS encoding pirin family protein, with protein sequence MPALPNLAAFQTASKLVSHPHTNLQTFTWMLEGEVWYQDSLRPPPAYPHQAS encoded by the coding sequence ATGCCGGCCCTGCCGAATTTAGCGGCTTTTCAAACGGCCTCCAAGTTGGTTTCGCACCCGCATACCAACCTGCAAACCTTCACTTGGATGCTTGAAGGCGAAGTCTGGTACCAAGACAGCTTAAGGCCACCGCCAGCTTATCCGCACCAGGCAAGTTAA
- a CDS encoding polyamine aminopropyltransferase, producing the protein MARHPYRRVRAQSLELPEVGISEEANIRSMHLGSETIQSSMNLDNPSELVLSYSRAMMAWLLFVDTPGHITQIGLGGGSFARWIDAFLPETKQTVVEINPQVVNVARGLFELPFEDEDFEILVADGAEYVKTLLCGTDVLMVDGFDGEQIVDALVSEVFFQDCRRALSKNGVFVTNWWSGDKRYGRFVESLLGVFEGRVLEVPAESHGNVAVMAFQSPPKEQRLDGLKKRAEKLSEVYGLDFRRMLSDLKRVNQNNGKTFYL; encoded by the coding sequence ATGGCTCGCCATCCTTATCGCCGTGTTCGTGCACAGAGTTTGGAGCTGCCCGAAGTGGGTATCTCGGAAGAGGCAAATATCCGTTCGATGCACTTGGGCAGTGAAACGATTCAAAGCTCAATGAATTTGGATAATCCTTCGGAGCTGGTGCTTTCTTACAGCCGCGCGATGATGGCTTGGCTTTTGTTTGTGGATACGCCGGGGCACATTACACAAATCGGTTTGGGCGGAGGATCGTTTGCGCGCTGGATTGATGCGTTTCTGCCGGAAACGAAGCAGACTGTGGTGGAGATTAATCCGCAGGTGGTTAACGTGGCGCGCGGTTTGTTTGAGCTGCCGTTTGAAGATGAGGATTTTGAAATCTTAGTGGCGGATGGTGCGGAATATGTGAAAACTTTGCTGTGCGGCACGGATGTGCTTATGGTGGACGGTTTTGACGGCGAACAGATTGTTGATGCTTTGGTGAGCGAGGTGTTTTTTCAGGATTGCCGCCGTGCGCTGAGTAAAAATGGGGTATTTGTTACCAATTGGTGGAGCGGCGATAAGCGTTACGGGCGGTTTGTGGAGAGTTTGTTGGGGGTTTTTGAAGGGAGGGTGTTGGAGGTGCCGGCGGAAAGCCATGGGAATGTGGCGGTGATGGCGTTTCAAAGTCCGCCGAAAGAGCAGCGTTTGGATGGTTTGAAAAAGCGGGCGGAAAAGCTGAGCGAGGTTTACGGATTGGATTTCCGGCGTATGCTGAGTGATTTGAAAAGGGTTAATCAAAATAATGGTAAAACTTTTTATCTGTAA
- a CDS encoding alpha/beta hydrolase — translation MVWVDGPAGKLETIYLEAQGEERGVAVINHPNPLQGGTNTNKVIQTAAKALSALGFHCYLPNLRGVGNSEGQHDYGAGEVDDCTAVVDFARARHPDAAKLVISGFSFGGYVAVFTAHLREPDLLLLMGPALNHYERREPAAPDAAKTLVLHGAEDEVVALQKSLDWAAPQDIPVIVFPKTSHFFHGKLIPLRETILRFAPVVLGV, via the coding sequence ATGGTTTGGGTGGACGGCCCGGCGGGAAAACTGGAAACGATTTATCTGGAAGCGCAAGGTGAAGAGCGCGGTGTGGCGGTGATCAATCATCCGAATCCTTTGCAGGGCGGAACGAATACCAACAAAGTGATTCAAACGGCGGCTAAGGCGCTGTCGGCATTGGGTTTTCATTGTTATTTGCCGAATTTGCGCGGAGTGGGAAACAGTGAAGGCCAGCATGATTATGGTGCCGGCGAGGTGGATGATTGTACGGCTGTGGTGGATTTTGCGCGTGCGCGGCATCCGGATGCGGCCAAGCTGGTGATTTCAGGATTTTCTTTCGGCGGTTATGTGGCTGTGTTTACGGCGCATTTGCGCGAGCCGGATTTGCTTTTGCTGATGGGGCCTGCGTTGAACCATTACGAGCGGCGCGAACCGGCTGCGCCGGATGCTGCTAAAACTTTGGTGCTGCACGGTGCGGAAGATGAAGTTGTGGCTTTGCAAAAGTCGTTGGATTGGGCGGCGCCGCAAGATATTCCGGTGATTGTTTTTCCGAAAACATCCCATTTTTTCCACGGCAAACTGATTCCTCTGCGTGAAACCATATTGCGCTTTGCGCCGGTTGTTTTGGGTGTGTGA
- the ypfJ gene encoding KPN_02809 family neutral zinc metallopeptidase, translating to MRWEGREQSTNIEDRRGQRPRMGGGKGPGIIGIIVLLVGAYYGIDLSGIVGGVGSGPALQSGPQTQIDSKLESQLRELSGVVLRDTEKVWAAYFQKHNARYEPTVMRLYTGGTQTACGYGQAAAGPFYCPADKKVYLDLSFYEDMRRKLGAEGDTAFAYVIAHEVGHHIQNLTGILPQVSQAQQSAGKAKANELSVKLELQADCYAGIWGNYVAAQGMFDENDLQEAFNAAEAVGDDRLQKQSQGYVVPDSFTHGTSEQRLAWFKRGLQSGDPAQCNTFASY from the coding sequence ATGCGCTGGGAAGGTCGTGAACAGAGCACCAATATAGAAGACAGACGCGGTCAGCGCCCACGCATGGGCGGCGGCAAAGGGCCGGGCATTATCGGAATCATCGTTTTATTGGTCGGCGCCTATTACGGCATAGACTTGTCGGGCATCGTCGGCGGCGTAGGCAGCGGCCCTGCATTGCAAAGCGGCCCGCAAACCCAAATCGACAGTAAACTCGAAAGTCAGCTTAGAGAGCTTTCCGGCGTTGTATTGCGCGACACCGAAAAAGTGTGGGCCGCTTATTTTCAAAAACACAATGCCCGCTATGAACCTACCGTGATGAGGCTGTACACAGGCGGCACGCAAACGGCATGCGGCTACGGTCAGGCCGCTGCCGGCCCGTTCTACTGCCCTGCGGATAAAAAAGTTTATCTGGATTTGTCTTTTTATGAAGACATGCGCCGCAAACTCGGTGCGGAAGGCGACACCGCTTTTGCCTATGTGATTGCCCACGAGGTCGGCCACCATATACAAAACCTTACCGGCATTCTGCCGCAGGTCAGCCAAGCGCAGCAAAGCGCCGGCAAGGCGAAAGCCAACGAATTATCCGTAAAACTCGAACTGCAGGCCGACTGCTATGCCGGCATTTGGGGCAATTACGTTGCCGCGCAAGGCATGTTCGACGAAAACGATTTACAAGAAGCCTTTAACGCAGCCGAAGCCGTTGGCGACGACCGCCTGCAAAAACAAAGCCAGGGTTACGTTGTGCCCGACAGCTTTACTCACGGCACATCCGAGCAGCGCCTCGCTTGGTTTAAACGCGGCCTGCAAAGCGGCGACCCGGCCCAGTGCAACACATTCGCATCCTATTAA
- a CDS encoding RNA-binding S4 domain-containing protein: MTESQDKYTMRLDKWLWAARFFKTRALAQKHIELGRILVNGNKVKNSKNICVGDKIHLTLNSLPYLITVQALNHQRRPAPEARLLYEEDAATAKQREEQKLLDQTSRITAAYPDGRPTKRDRRQLDKIKRQW, translated from the coding sequence ATGACCGAATCCCAAGACAAATACACCATGCGGCTCGACAAATGGCTGTGGGCGGCTCGCTTTTTCAAAACCCGCGCCCTGGCGCAAAAACACATCGAGCTGGGGCGGATTCTCGTGAACGGCAACAAAGTGAAAAACAGTAAAAACATCTGTGTTGGCGACAAAATCCACCTTACCCTCAATTCCCTGCCCTACCTGATTACCGTGCAGGCACTCAACCACCAACGCCGCCCCGCACCCGAAGCACGCCTGCTTTACGAAGAAGATGCGGCAACCGCCAAACAGCGCGAAGAACAAAAGCTGCTCGACCAAACCAGCCGGATTACCGCCGCATATCCCGACGGCCGGCCAACCAAACGCGACAGGCGCCAACTTGATAAAATAAAAAGGCAGTGGTAG
- a CDS encoding acetyl-CoA carboxylase carboxyltransferase subunit alpha yields the protein MKPVFLDFEQSIAELNNKVEELRFVQDGSAVDISEEIDRLQKKSSDLIKSIYSKLTPAQVSQVSRHPQRPYTLDYIAALCTDFQELHGDRHYADDHAIVGGLARFNDQSVVVIGHQKGRDTKEKIRRNFGMPRPEGYRKALRLMHLAEKFHLPVLTFIDTPGAYPGIGAEERNQSEAIGKNLYELTKLRVPVICTIIGEGGSGGALAIAVGDYVNMLQYSTYSVISPEGCASILWKTAEKAADAAQALGITADRLLKLNLIDRVVEEPLGGAHRDHNEIMSRLKNILTEQLREAQSLPMSDLLTRRFDRIMAYGQYLEK from the coding sequence ATGAAACCCGTTTTTCTAGATTTCGAGCAATCGATTGCCGAATTAAACAATAAAGTTGAAGAACTGCGCTTTGTGCAAGACGGTTCTGCCGTCGATATCAGCGAGGAAATAGACCGTTTGCAAAAGAAAAGCAGCGATTTGATTAAGTCTATTTACAGCAAGCTTACGCCTGCGCAAGTGTCCCAAGTTTCAAGACATCCCCAGCGTCCTTATACTTTAGATTATATCGCTGCTTTGTGTACCGATTTTCAAGAGCTTCATGGTGACCGGCACTATGCGGACGACCATGCTATCGTAGGCGGATTGGCGCGTTTTAACGACCAAAGCGTGGTGGTTATCGGCCACCAAAAAGGCCGCGATACGAAAGAGAAAATCCGTCGGAATTTCGGCATGCCGCGCCCGGAAGGTTATAGAAAAGCATTGCGCTTGATGCATTTGGCAGAAAAATTTCATCTGCCGGTGTTAACTTTCATCGATACGCCCGGTGCTTATCCGGGTATCGGTGCCGAAGAGCGCAACCAATCGGAAGCCATCGGTAAGAATCTCTATGAATTGACCAAGCTGCGTGTTCCGGTGATTTGTACGATTATCGGAGAAGGCGGCTCAGGCGGGGCTTTGGCCATTGCAGTGGGCGATTATGTGAATATGCTGCAATACTCAACTTATTCCGTTATTTCTCCTGAAGGCTGTGCATCTATTCTATGGAAAACGGCAGAAAAGGCCGCCGATGCCGCGCAGGCTTTAGGCATCACGGCAGACCGTCTGCTTAAATTGAATTTGATTGACAGAGTGGTGGAGGAGCCTTTGGGCGGTGCACATAGAGATCATAATGAAATTATGAGCCGTTTAAAGAATATTTTGACCGAGCAGCTGCGCGAAGCCCAGTCTCTGCCTATGTCGGATTTGTTGACCCGCCGCTTTGACCGGATTATGGCTTACGGCCAATATCTGGAAAAATAA
- the tilS gene encoding tRNA lysidine(34) synthetase TilS produces the protein MSKHLLAKLSASFDRCVAERASIEVGLSGGLDSVVLLHLLKRLSNEKQFELSAVHVHHGLQQAADGWPEFCSEVCQDLKVPFRVEYVQADIGKIGVEAGARKARYQVFMGGTADFVALAHHQDDQVETFMLSALRGSGIRGLSAMPELRALDEVHWLWRPLLGVTRRELMAYAQLHDLKYVDDPSNSDESLLRNWLRNTGLPAWRERLPFLDHHIMASIKTLQEELAVLDEVSEQDKRAIYHAGFFDCSVWRKLAAARQSRQLLFMVKENNIGIPTQASLNDFRRVLNECGSGSAEWCLPEGKIYAYQNRLFCVGDDWLDDCFWLNKQCLSENKAGNLRAVLEAANFKLCRHLYGLREDVLGQVGGVRAVNTDDVVELTVGHKKVRKLLQECKIPPFVRPYWPVITNKEDRCIAVANLWINPSYACLNGVFPYFEKFSCFVLEPK, from the coding sequence TTGAGTAAACATTTGCTGGCCAAATTATCTGCATCGTTTGATCGTTGTGTTGCCGAAAGGGCCTCAATAGAGGTGGGATTGAGCGGCGGTTTGGATTCTGTCGTTCTGCTGCATTTGTTAAAGCGTTTGAGCAATGAGAAGCAATTTGAACTCAGTGCTGTGCATGTTCATCATGGCCTTCAGCAGGCGGCTGACGGTTGGCCGGAGTTTTGTAGTGAGGTTTGCCAAGATTTAAAGGTTCCTTTCCGTGTGGAATACGTTCAGGCCGACATTGGGAAGATAGGGGTGGAAGCCGGCGCCAGGAAGGCGCGCTATCAAGTGTTTATGGGGGGTACTGCGGATTTTGTGGCTTTGGCTCACCATCAGGATGACCAAGTGGAAACGTTTATGCTGTCTGCTTTGCGTGGCAGCGGTATCAGAGGGCTGTCGGCAATGCCCGAATTGCGCGCATTAGATGAGGTGCATTGGTTGTGGCGTCCTTTGTTGGGTGTAACCCGACGGGAATTAATGGCTTATGCGCAATTGCATGATTTAAAGTATGTTGATGACCCCAGCAATTCCGATGAATCTTTGTTGCGGAATTGGTTGAGGAACACAGGTTTGCCTGCGTGGCGCGAGCGGTTGCCTTTTTTAGACCACCATATTATGGCGAGCATTAAAACGCTGCAGGAAGAATTGGCTGTATTGGACGAAGTATCGGAGCAAGATAAGCGGGCAATTTATCATGCGGGTTTTTTTGATTGTTCTGTTTGGCGTAAATTAGCTGCGGCGCGTCAAAGCAGGCAGCTTTTATTTATGGTAAAAGAAAATAATATAGGTATTCCTACGCAAGCTTCTCTCAATGATTTCCGCAGGGTTTTAAATGAATGTGGAAGCGGATCCGCGGAATGGTGTTTGCCCGAAGGCAAAATCTATGCTTATCAAAACCGCTTGTTTTGTGTTGGAGATGACTGGTTGGATGATTGCTTCTGGTTAAACAAACAATGCCTGTCTGAAAATAAGGCGGGCAATTTGAGGGCGGTGTTGGAAGCGGCTAATTTTAAGCTGTGTAGACATTTGTATGGGCTTCGTGAAGATGTTTTAGGGCAGGTTGGCGGTGTTAGGGCCGTAAATACCGATGACGTAGTTGAATTGACCGTTGGGCATAAAAAAGTACGGAAATTATTGCAGGAATGCAAGATTCCCCCCTTTGTTAGACCATATTGGCCTGTCATTACCAATAAAGAAGACCGCTGTATCGCAGTGGCAAATTTGTGGATTAATCCCAGCTATGCCTGTCTGAACGGTGTTTTTCCGTATTTTGAAAAATTTAGTTGCTTTGTTTTGGAACCAAAGTAA
- the rpoE gene encoding RNA polymerase sigma factor RpoE has product MKDREVDQALVERAQKGEQKAFEMLVSKYQRRLTRLLSRFIKDEHTVNDVAQEALIKAYCALPNFRGESAFYTWLYRIGINTAKNYLATNGKLNVISADVANEEGDVLDLVEQIADEHTPEAELMNREILQTVEAAVSRLPDDLRRAITLREMEGLSYDEIAQIMDCPIGTVRSRIFRAREVIASDLRPLLDTSEDQRW; this is encoded by the coding sequence ATGAAAGATCGTGAAGTCGATCAAGCTCTTGTCGAGCGTGCACAAAAAGGTGAACAGAAGGCTTTCGAGATGTTGGTATCAAAATACCAGCGTCGCCTTACGCGTTTGCTGTCACGTTTTATAAAAGACGAACACACAGTAAACGATGTTGCGCAAGAAGCGCTGATAAAAGCATACTGTGCGTTGCCTAATTTTCGTGGTGAAAGTGCTTTTTATACATGGCTGTACCGTATAGGCATCAATACTGCGAAAAACTACTTGGCAACCAACGGTAAGTTGAATGTCATCAGTGCGGATGTTGCAAACGAGGAGGGGGATGTTCTTGATTTGGTAGAACAAATCGCAGACGAGCATACCCCGGAAGCTGAATTAATGAATAGGGAAATTTTGCAGACTGTTGAAGCTGCAGTATCTAGACTGCCGGATGATTTGCGCCGTGCAATCACATTGCGTGAAATGGAAGGTTTGTCTTACGATGAAATTGCTCAGATAATGGATTGTCCAATCGGAACAGTACGCTCTCGGATTTTTAGGGCACGGGAAGTGATTGCAAGCGATTTAAGGCCGCTATTGGATACATCCGAAGACCAACGATGGTGA